A single region of the Gossypium arboreum isolate Shixiya-1 chromosome 12, ASM2569848v2, whole genome shotgun sequence genome encodes:
- the LOC108476824 gene encoding protein FIP2 — translation MSTTTSPPLPQPSSATAARRVPPPCWTKDETLALIDAYKDKWFALRRGNLKASDWDAVSDVVSSASDPGTVKSSVQCRHKIEKLRKRYRAEKQRSLKNSGKFSSSWDLYPLLDSMNFASTSVAGSDDQDQTIDHKVTVFGDFCLKSNKHENIDGNSGSNLGFDREFRGGYNSSFNFDHKWQENGGFVAKGIKKFKSDGRIGDGYGSMVDFDHSFGQHVDSLGEFPLKTLGDRSFLNVGFKSKNYGCPNLNYDYDNDSKEYSIDEEMGFRARDSGAWDSVPQGIHQKKRGRVDMNFEPGGDCRGLNGDASCSRPGLERKNAGAGVKRGVDPVDEMVSSIKLLAEGFVRMEKMKMEMVKEIEKMRMEMEMKHNEMILESQQKIVDAFSSALLSEKKKKKKKPSLMFSNMNGNGVGEWQEDAFIKKER, via the coding sequence ATGTCGACTACAACTTCTCCTCCTCTTCCCCAACCCTCCTCCGCCACTGCTGCACGACGGGTTCCTCCCCCGTGCTGGACTAAAGACGAAACCCTGGCGTTGATCGACGCTTATAAGGACAAATGGTTTGCTCTTAGACGCGGGAACCTGAAAGCATCGGATTGGGACGCCGTGTCGGACGTGGTATCCTCCGCTTCTGATCCTGGAACCGTGAAATCATCCGTTCAGTGCCGGCATAAGATCGAGAAGCTGAGGAAGCGTTACCGTGCCGAGAAGCAACGGAGCCTTAAAAATTCGGGCAAGTTCTCTTCTTCTTGGGACTTGTATCCCCTGCTTGATTCTATGAATTTTGCATCGACCTCGGTTGCTGGATCTGATGATCAAGATCAGACTATTGATCATAAAGTTACTGTATTTGGTGACTTTTGCTTGAAATCGAACAAGCATGAAAATATTGATGGGAATTCTGGGTCTAATCTAGGTTTTGATCGTGAATTTAGAGGTGGGTATAATTCAAGTTTTAATTTTGATCACAAATGGCAGGAAAATGGGGGTTTTGTGGCCAAAGGAATTAAAAAATTCAAGAGTGACGGTAGAATTGGCGATGGGTATGGTTCTATGGTTGATTTTGATCATAGTTTTGGTCAGCATGTTGATAGTCTTGGAGAGTTTCCTCTTAAGACCTTAGGCGATAGGAGTTTTTTGAACGTGGGATTCAAATCAAAGAATTATGGTTGCCCTAAtctaaattatgattatgataatgaTTCAAAAGAGTATAGCATTGATGAAGAAATGGGGTTTCGAGCTAGAGATTCAGGTGCTTGGGATTCAGTGCCCCAAGGTATTCATCAAAAGAAACGTGGTAGAGTTGATATGAACTTTGAACCAGGTGGTGACTGTAGGGGTTTAAATGGAGATGCTTCTTGTTCAAGGCCAGGGCTTGAGAGAAAGAATGCTGGTGCTGGAGTCAAGAGGGGTGTGGATCCAGTTGATGAGATGGTTTCCTCAATTAAGTTGCTGGCTGAAGGGTTTGTGAGGATGGAGAAGATGAAGATGGAAATGGTGAAGGAGATTGAGAAGATGAGAATGGAGATGGAGATGAAGCATAACGAGATGATACTCGAATCACAACAAAAGATCGTGGATGCGTTTTCCAGTGCGTTGTTGtcggaaaagaagaaaaagaaaaagaaaccatCCTTAATGTTCTCAAACATGAACGGAAATGGGGTTGGAGAATGGCAAGAAGATGCTTTCATTAAGAAAGAAAGGTAG
- the LOC108478473 gene encoding cationic amino acid transporter 6, chloroplastic-like, which produces MATIQSKDNKTIFFNYFKSLSQTPHRLRKRMLATWTPDQELNQVRLRSGADMKRKLRWYDLVALGVGGMLGVGVFVTTGPVARNHSGPSVFISYIIAGISALLSSLCYTEFSVQIPVAGGAFSYLRVTFGEFVGYFAGANILMEYVLSNAAVARSFTEYLCSAFGISDPNSWRVEVPGLLQGYNKLDFSAVALVLILTFCLCHSTKESSILNLIMTAFHIVFFGFIIIIGFCNGSVENLVKPTGLTPNGIRGVLDGAAIVYFSYIGYDSVSTLAEEIQNPPVTLPVGIIGSVFIVSGLYCLMALALCVMVPYNQIAEKASYSMAFQRIGWKWAGNIVGAGASLGIVASLLVAMLGQARYLCVIGRARLVPSWLSKVHPSTGTPLNATLFLGLCTASIALFTDLDIVIEIISIGTLLVFYLVANALIYRKYVLTSKNPPFPTLSFLFLITSCAIGFSISWKLEQQWWGLPLFGGIIMVVTAFFQYTVPCLGQPSEWSVPFMPWPAAVSIFLNVFLMTTLKMLSFQRFALWGLLITLFYVLYGVHSTFEAEEMGMEMEMAVNEVPNPSIQLTKLEV; this is translated from the exons ATGGCAACCATTCAATCCAAAGACAACAAAACTATCTTCTTCAACTATTTCAAGTCTCTTTCTCAAACCCCTCATAGGCTTAGAAAGAGAATGCTAGCAACATGGACCCCAGACCAAGAGCTTAATCAAGTAAGGCTAAGGTCTGGTGCTGATATGAAGAGGAAACTTAGATGGTATGATTTAGTAGCTCTTGGTGTAGGTGGAATGCTTGGTGTTGGCGTTTTCGTCACCACTGGACCCGTAGCCCGTAATCACTCTGGTCCATCAGTCTTCATATCCTACATCATTGCCGGAATATCAGCACTTCTTTCTTCTTTGTGTTACACTGAATTTTCAGTCCAGATTCCTGTTGCTGGTGGTGCCTTCAGTTACCTGAGAGTGACTTTTG GAGAATTTGTGGGCTATTTTGCTGGAGCAAACATATTAATGGAGTATGTATTATCAAACGCCGCCGTGGCCAGAAGTTTTACAGAGTATTTATGCTCAGCCTTTGGGATAAGTGATCCCAATTCCTGGAGAGTGGAAGTTCCTGGATTGCTACAAGGCTATAACAAGTTGGATTTCTCAGCCGTTGCTCTTGTTCTTATTCTCACTTTCTGCTTATGCCATAG TACAAAGGAAAGCTCAATCTTGAACCTAATTATGACAGCCTTTCATATTGTGTTCTTTGGATTCATCATAATCATCGGTTTCTGCAATGGAAGTGTGGAAAACTTGGTGAAGCCAACAGGGCTAACTCCTAATGGTATTAGAGGGGTTCTTGATGGAGCAGCTATAGTTTACTTCAGCTACATAGGCTATGACTCAGTCTCAACCTTGGCTGAAGAGATCCAAAACCCTCCGGTGACCCTTCCGGTGGGGATCATCGGTTCGGTTTTTATTGTCTCCGGACTTTACTGCCTCATGGCCTTGGCTTTGTGCGTGATGGTTCCTTACAATCAG ATAGCTGAAAAGGCATCATATTCAATGGCTTTTCAAAGAATTGGTTGGAAGTGGGCAGGGAATATAGTTGGGGCAGGAGCAAGCTTGGGGATAGTGGCTTCTCTTTTGGTCGCCATGTTAGGCCAAGCCAGGTACCTGTGTGTTATAGGAAGGGCCAGGTTGGTGCCATCCTGGTTATCTAAGGTGCATCCTTCAACAGGCACCCCATTGAATGCCACACTCTTTTTGG GGCTTTGCACAGCATCAATAGCACTCTTCACTGACTTGGACATAGTGATTGAAATCATCTCTATCGGCACACTGTTGGTGTTCTACCTGGTGGCCAATGCTCTTATCTACCGAAAATATGTGCTAACAAGCAAAAATCCACCTTTCCCCACACTCTCCTTCCTCTTCCTCATTACATCATGTGCAATAGGCTTCTCGATATCATGGAAACTCGAGCAGCAATGGTGGGGTTTGCCTCTTTTCGGCGGGATAATTATGGTCGTTACAGCCTTCTTCCAGTACACGGTGCCTTGCCTAGGGCAGCCAAGCGAGTGGTCAGTGCCATTCATGCCTTGGCCGGCTGCTGTATCCATTTTCCTTAATGTCTTCCTTATGACCACACTGAAGATGCTCTCATTCCAAAGGTTTGCGTTATGGGGACTTTTGATAACTTTGTTCTATGTATTATATGGAGTTCATTCAACGTTTGAAGCAGAAGAGATGGGGATGGAAATGGAAATGGCTGTTAATGAAGTGCCAAACCCATCTATCCAACTAACAAAGCTAGAGGTTTAA
- the LOC108477327 gene encoding (S)-ureidoglycine aminohydrolase has translation MQNPSLPRLLLLSFTLISVFNLVLGDEGFCSAPSILDQTDSSSKPLYWKVTSPTLSPSHLQDLPGFTRSVYRRDHALITPESHVFSPLPDWTNTLGAYLITPAIGSHFVMYLAKMQENSRSGLPPNDVERLIFVTQGAVTLTNSSGISNKLVVDSYAYLPPNFDHSLKCDGSATLVVFERRYAFLDNHITEHIVGSTDKQPLLETPGEVFELRKLLPASMPYDFNIHIMDFQPGEFLNVKELHYNQHGLLLLEGLGIYRLGDSWYPVQAGDVIWMAPFVPQWYAALGKTRSRYLLYKDVNRNPL, from the exons ATGCAGAATCCCTCTCTTCCTCGACTTCTACTTTTATCCTTCACTCTAATAA GTGTGTTCAACCTAGTACTGGGTGATGAAGGATTCTGTTCCGCTCCTTCCATATTGGACCAAACTGATAGTTCCTCTAAACCTTTGTACTGGAAAGTCACTAGCCCAACTCTGTCTCCTTCGCATCTCCAAG ACTTACCTGGTTTCACTCGTAGTGTTTACAGAAGGGACCATGCGTTAATAACGCCAGAAAGTCATGTTTTCAGTCCTTTGCCTGATTG GACAAATACACTGGGAGCATATTTAATAACTCCCGCAATTGGTTCACATTTCGTTATGTATCTGGCAAAAATGCAAG AAAACTCGAGGTCAGGGCTTCCCCCTAATGATGTGGAGAG GCTCATATTTGTGACTCAGGGTGCTGTCACTCTCACCAATTCATCTGGCATTAGCAACAAATTGGTG GTGGATTCATATGCTTATCTTCCTCCTAATTTTGATCATTCTCTGAAGTGTGATGGCTCTGCTACTCTTGTAGTATTTGAACGAAG ATATGCCTTTCTGGATAATCACATCACTGAGCATATTGTTGGTTCAACAGATAAGCAGCCACTTCTAGAAACTCCTGGTGAG GTGTTTGAACTTAGGAAGCTTCTTCCAGCATCAATGCCTTATGACTTCAATATCCAT ATTATGGATTTTCAACCGGGAGAATTCCTTAATGTGAAG GAGCTCCATTATAATCAACATGGTTTGTTGCTTTTAGAAGGACTGGGTATTTATCGCTTGGGTGATAGCTG GTATCCGGTTCAAGCTGGTGACGTTATATGGATGGCACCTTTTGTGCCGCAATG GTATGCTGCGCTTGGAAAAACCCGGTCGCGTTATTTGCTGTATAAAGATGTAAATAGGAATCCACTGTAG
- the LOC108478231 gene encoding uncharacterized protein LOC108478231 — translation METKSLAMVVVITVSVMWGVEMATAELSAAQCKQERNLAITACKPVVYGKLPSPECCQRVRVTHLECVCPIITPKIAALIDVNRAIRLIQGCGRSVPRHYKCGSITTP, via the exons atggaGACAAAGTCATTGGCAATGGTGGTGGTGATAACTGTTTCAGTCATGTGGGGCGTTGAAATGGCCACTGCAGAACTCAGTGCGGCTCAGTGCAAGCAAGAAAGGAACCTCGCCATTACCGCTTGCAAGCCGGTGGTTTACGGTAAGCTTCCGTCCCCGGAATGCTGCCAGCGAGTAAGGGTTACCCATCTGGAATGCGTTTGCCCCATCATCACGCCCAAGATCGCCGCCCTTATTGACGTCAACCGTGCCATCCGCCTCATTCAAGGCTGCGGTCGAAGTGTTCCTCGCCACTACAAATGTGGAA GTATCACAACTCCATGA